The Saprospiraceae bacterium genome includes a window with the following:
- a CDS encoding GNAT family N-acetyltransferase produces the protein MMEIIYKVANSNTELQEILVLQKENLRKTKSAEEEAKEGFVTVCHDLELLQEMNEKAGHVIGLHQGRVVAYALTMTKDFKNKIPVLVPMFEMIDNLVFQNQRIGDYTYLVMGQVCIEKNFRGKGIFNELYQTYFKHYKGNYDFIITEIAARNTRSLKAHLNIGFQIIHEYHETGMEDWVVVGY, from the coding sequence ATGATGGAGATAATTTATAAAGTTGCCAATTCAAATACTGAACTTCAGGAAATACTTGTACTTCAAAAGGAAAATCTGAGAAAAACTAAGAGTGCTGAAGAAGAAGCTAAAGAAGGATTTGTGACGGTTTGCCACGATTTGGAATTACTACAGGAAATGAATGAAAAGGCAGGTCATGTCATTGGTTTACATCAGGGCAGGGTAGTAGCTTATGCACTTACAATGACTAAAGATTTTAAAAATAAAATTCCGGTTCTTGTTCCTATGTTTGAAATGATAGATAATCTCGTTTTTCAGAATCAAAGGATCGGAGATTACACTTATCTTGTAATGGGCCAAGTATGTATTGAAAAAAACTTCAGAGGAAAGGGTATATTTAATGAACTGTACCAAACCTATTTTAAACATTACAAAGGTAATTATGATTTTATAATCACAGAAATCGCTGCCAGAAATACCAGATCCCTTAAAGCACACCTAAATATCGGGTTTCAGATCATTCACGAATATCATGAGACCGGAATGGAAGACTGGGTGGTAGTCGGATATTGA
- a CDS encoding esterase, whose protein sequence is MHREIQSWFSPSLHKQMEIVEYGHHGFALLLLPTAAADYLEYERFLMIDVLAKYIDAGKVKVYSINSINSESWLNNKMEGRHKAIRHQQFNQYVYEEVVPFIKGRTSQETPIITCGASFGALHAANLFFKRPSLIRGCIAMSGLYDLGKYSKGYWDEDVYFNSPLHYLNDLQDEWHLNMIRSSGHIHILTGSGDYEDPSGSRYLSGVLSHKGIPHDLDIWGYDIKHDWPTWRAMLPYLMETKF, encoded by the coding sequence ATGCACAGAGAAATACAATCCTGGTTTAGTCCTTCTTTACATAAACAGATGGAAATAGTTGAATACGGCCATCATGGTTTTGCATTATTGCTGCTTCCGACTGCTGCGGCAGACTATTTGGAATACGAACGTTTCCTAATGATTGATGTGCTTGCAAAATATATAGATGCAGGAAAAGTGAAAGTTTATTCCATCAACAGTATCAATTCTGAAAGTTGGTTGAACAACAAAATGGAAGGTCGTCATAAAGCTATCCGCCATCAACAATTCAACCAATATGTATATGAAGAAGTAGTGCCCTTTATCAAAGGCAGAACAAGCCAGGAGACACCAATTATAACCTGTGGTGCATCTTTTGGAGCCCTACATGCAGCAAATCTTTTCTTTAAACGTCCATCATTGATCAGAGGATGTATCGCTATGTCCGGATTGTATGATTTAGGAAAATATTCTAAAGGATATTGGGATGAAGATGTGTATTTCAATAGTCCTTTACATTACCTGAATGATTTGCAGGATGAGTGGCATCTGAACATGATCCGTAGTTCAGGTCACATACATATTCTCACAGGCTCAGGGGATTACGAAGATCCTTCAGGGTCAAGATATCTTTCAGGTGTATTGAGTCATAAGGGCATTCCACATGATCTGGATATTTGGGGTTATGACATCAAACATGACTGGCCTACCTGGAGAGCTATGTTGCCATACCTGATGGAAACAAAATTCTGA
- a CDS encoding enoyl-CoA hydratase/isomerase family protein, with protein sequence MNESVVLVEKREQFVILTINRPQAMNALNADVLSSLNTYFTDHYEDSNIKGVIITGSGEKAFVAGADIKEFGHLNASAGVEKSKYGQDVFFKIERFHVPVIAAVNGFALGGGCELAMSCHIRVAGSHARFGQPEVNLGLVPGYGGSQRLIQLIGKGKAIEMLLTADMMKADEALSYGLITHITEPGKEVEKALEILHKTAEKGPLAITQVIALVNAYYDKNIDGFEKEYSDFGKTIGSEDSKEGAAAFVEKRTPMFKGK encoded by the coding sequence ATGAATGAATCAGTAGTTCTGGTTGAAAAAAGAGAACAATTTGTAATACTAACTATCAACAGGCCGCAAGCAATGAATGCACTGAATGCAGATGTTCTGTCTTCTTTAAATACTTATTTTACAGACCATTATGAAGACAGTAATATAAAAGGAGTTATTATAACCGGGTCAGGCGAAAAAGCTTTTGTAGCGGGTGCTGACATTAAAGAGTTTGGTCATTTGAATGCATCAGCGGGAGTTGAGAAATCGAAGTATGGTCAGGACGTATTTTTCAAAATTGAAAGATTTCATGTACCTGTCATTGCCGCAGTAAATGGTTTTGCTTTGGGTGGAGGTTGCGAACTTGCAATGAGTTGCCACATACGTGTAGCCGGGTCACATGCAAGATTTGGTCAACCTGAAGTTAATCTGGGATTGGTACCCGGATATGGAGGCTCACAAAGACTTATTCAATTGATCGGAAAGGGAAAGGCCATTGAGATGTTGCTTACCGCTGATATGATGAAAGCAGATGAAGCATTGTCTTACGGACTGATAACACATATCACAGAACCTGGCAAAGAAGTAGAAAAAGCACTGGAAATTCTGCATAAAACAGCTGAAAAAGGACCACTTGCCATAACACAGGTTATAGCACTCGTCAATGCTTATTATGACAAAAACATCGATGGTTTTGAAAAAGAGTACTCCGATTTTGGTAAAACCATTGGCTCTGAAGATTCTAAAGAAGGTGCCGCTGCATTTGTTGAAAAAAGAACGCCCATGTTTAAGGGTAAATAA
- a CDS encoding acetyl-CoA carboxylase biotin carboxylase subunit — MKRVLIANRGEIACRVIRTLRKLGIESVAVYSDADKKALHTLEADIAVHVGASASSDSYLNQKKIIEIAKKFQVDAIHPGYGFLSENPVFALALEKAGIKLIGPSARSMEIMGNKLAAKDAVKAFGIPMVPGTESALINTEEAIAVGNQIGYPILIKAAAGGGGKGMRIVDKKENIAEQVQLAINEATSAFGDGSVFIEKYITKPRHIEIQVLADQHGNVLYLFERECSIQRRHQKVVEEAPSSVLTPEIRKAMGEAAVMVAKACNYEGAGTVEFLLDENLNFYFLEMNTRLQVEHPVTEMITGIDLVEQQIKIARGEILNIKQEDLSINGHSIELRIYAEDPYDNFMPSIGLLNKYRIPEGDGVRVDNGISEGMQIPVFYDPMLAKLAVHGHTRESAIQKMKMAIGDYEIEGIVSTLDFGAFVMSHPDFISGNFDTNFVNKNWNEEGIKQLYNEQAQAASEIAQFLLNESDENLVVINHNR, encoded by the coding sequence ATGAAGAGAGTACTGATAGCAAATAGGGGTGAAATTGCATGCAGAGTCATCAGAACCTTAAGAAAATTAGGCATTGAATCCGTAGCAGTGTATTCAGATGCGGACAAAAAAGCATTACATACGCTGGAAGCTGATATTGCTGTTCATGTTGGTGCTTCTGCATCGTCTGATTCTTATCTCAATCAGAAAAAGATAATAGAAATAGCCAAAAAATTTCAGGTAGATGCTATCCATCCGGGTTATGGTTTTCTAAGTGAAAATCCTGTTTTTGCATTGGCATTGGAAAAAGCAGGTATCAAACTGATAGGCCCTTCTGCCCGTTCTATGGAAATAATGGGAAATAAATTAGCTGCTAAAGATGCAGTAAAAGCCTTTGGAATTCCTATGGTACCCGGAACAGAATCCGCTTTGATAAATACAGAAGAAGCCATCGCTGTGGGTAATCAAATTGGCTATCCGATTCTCATCAAAGCCGCAGCGGGAGGTGGTGGAAAAGGGATGCGTATTGTGGACAAAAAAGAAAATATTGCTGAACAGGTTCAGTTAGCTATCAATGAAGCAACATCTGCATTTGGAGATGGGTCCGTATTTATTGAAAAATACATCACAAAACCAAGGCATATTGAAATTCAGGTCTTGGCTGATCAACATGGAAATGTGCTTTATTTATTCGAAAGGGAATGCAGCATTCAGCGCAGACATCAGAAAGTGGTCGAAGAAGCCCCAAGTAGCGTTTTAACTCCTGAAATCAGAAAAGCAATGGGTGAAGCAGCCGTAATGGTGGCCAAAGCCTGTAATTATGAAGGTGCCGGTACTGTCGAATTTCTTTTAGATGAAAATCTGAATTTTTACTTCCTGGAAATGAATACCAGACTTCAGGTAGAGCATCCGGTGACAGAGATGATAACCGGAATTGATCTGGTCGAACAACAAATCAAAATAGCCCGCGGAGAAATTTTAAATATAAAACAGGAAGATCTATCCATAAACGGACATTCCATAGAATTGAGAATTTATGCTGAAGACCCTTATGACAACTTTATGCCAAGTATCGGTCTGTTGAACAAATACAGAATTCCTGAAGGTGATGGGGTCAGAGTGGATAATGGTATTTCTGAAGGAATGCAAATTCCTGTCTTTTATGATCCGATGTTGGCAAAACTGGCAGTACATGGCCATACGAGAGAGTCAGCCATACAAAAAATGAAGATGGCTATCGGTGATTATGAAATTGAAGGTATCGTGTCAACACTTGACTTCGGAGCATTTGTGATGTCACACCCGGATTTTATTTCAGGAAATTTTGACACTAATTTTGTAAATAAAAACTGGAATGAAGAAGGTATAAAGCAATTATATAATGAACAAGCTCAAGCTGCATCAGAAATAGCACAATTTCTGCTCAATGAGTCAGATGAAAATCTGGTAGTCATCAATCATAATAGGTAA